Genomic DNA from Clavibacter michiganensis:
CGGCGGCACCTACATGTGCGTCTACGGCATGGACAGCCCCGGCGGCTACCAGCTCGTCGGCCGCACCCTCCCCATCTGGGCGGGCCTGCGCACGCGGCGGCGGGCGTTCACGGGCGGCGACCCGTGGCTGCTGCGCTTCTTCGACCGGATCCGCTACCACCCCGTGAGCGCCGAGGAGCTGACGCACCTCCGCTCCGAGATGGCGGCCGACCGGCTCGAGCTCGACATCCGCCCGGGCGAGTTCTCGCTGCGCGAGCACGAGGACATGCTCGCGCGCGACGCCGAGCCCATCGCCGCGTTCCGCGCCCGGCAGGCGACCGCGTTCGAGGCGGAGCGCGCCGCGTGGGAGGCCGCCGGCGAGTTCGCGACCCGCGAGGAGGCCGTCGGCGCCGACTCCGCGGAGGACGACGTCCGCTCCCGGCTCCCGGAGGGCGCCACCGTGGTGGAGGCGCCCATGGCGGGCGCCGTCTGGAAGGTCGAGGTCCCGACCGGGGCGTCCGCCGCCGCCGGCGACGCGCTCCTCGTCCTCGAGGCGATGAAGATGGAGACGCCCGTCCGCGCGCCCCACGACCTGCACGTGGTGGAGATGCTCGTCGAGGCCGGTGCCACCGTCGCGGCCGGCCAGCCGCTCGCCATCGTCTCCGCCACCACCCCCGACCACCGCACCCCGAACGGAGAGACCGCATGACCTCCTCGCCCACGACAGCCCCCCTCACCCCTCCCGCTTCTCGCGAAGGCATGCCGGATCCGGTCGCCCGCGTGCGCGCCGCCTACCGGCACATCTCGGAGGTGGACCGGCCGGAGGCGTGGATCGCGCTCCGCCCGGAGGAGGAGGCCGTCGCCGTCGCGGCCGGCGTCGCGCGGGCCCTCGCGGAGGAGGGCGCCGACGCCCTGCCGCTCGCGGGTCTCGTGGTCGCCGTCAAGGACAACATCGACGCCGCCGGGTTCCCGACGACCGCGGCCCTGCCCGTCAGCGCCTACACGCCCGCGGAGAGCGCGACGGTCGTGGCGCGCCTCGAGGCGGCGGGCGCCGTGGTCATCGGCAAGACGAACCTCGACCAGCTGGCCACCGGGCTCGTGGGGACGCGCAGCCCCTACGGCGAGGTGCGGGGAGCGGCCGATCCGGAGCTCGTGTCCGGCGGATCCAGCTCGGGCTCCGCGGTCGCGGTGGCGCTCGGGATCGTGGACGCGGCGCTCGGCACCGACACCGCCGGGTCCGGGCGCGTGCCCGCCGCCTACAACCGGCTGGTCGGGATCAAGCCCACCCTCGGCCTCCTGCCCGCCCGCGGCGTCGTGCCGGCCGCGCCCTCCTACGACACCGTGACGGTGTTCGCGCGCACCCTCGGCCTGGCCGAGCGCGTGGCCGGGGTGATGGCCGGCGTCGACGACGCGGATCCGGCCAGCCGCCCCTGGCCCGCCGACGCCCCGCTCAGCGCGGCCCCCGCCCTCCGTCTCGCCGTGCCGGGCGACGCGGACCTCACGCCCATGTCGCCGGCGTGGCGGGGGGCCTTCGAGCGGACGGTGGCGATGCTCGCCGACGCCGGCGTGGAGATCGTCGAGGTCGACATCTCCCCGCTGCTCGCGGCCGCCGCCCTCCTCTACGACGGCGCCCTCGTCGCCGAGCGCACCCAGGCCGTCGGGCACCTGCTCGCCGGCTCGCCCGAGGGCGCGGATCCGTCGGTCGCGCGCATCATCGGATCCGGCGCCGCGAAGACGGCCGTCGAGCTCGTCGGCGACCAGCAGGCCCTCCGCCGCCACCGGTTGGATGCCCGGCGCATCCTCGACGGCGTGGACGCGCTCCTGCTGCCCACGGCCCCCGGGCACCCGTCGCGGGCCGAGGTCGCGGCGGATCCGATCGGCGTGAACTCCTGGGTCGGCACCTACACGAACTTCGTGAACCTCCTCGACCTGGCCGCGATCGCGGTGCCCGGGCCCGACGCCGACGGCCGGCCCTTCGGCGTGACCCTGGTCGGCCCGGCGTTCTCGGACGCCGCGCTCGTCGATGCCGCGGACCGGCTGCAGCGCGCGATCGGCACGGCCAGCGGCGAGACGCGCACGCCCGCGGCGTCCTGGGGACCCGCCGCCACGCCGATCGCCGTGTTCGGCGCGCACATGGCGGGGCAGCCGCTCAACGGGCAGCTCACCGGCCTCGGGGCCCGGCTGCTCGGCGACGCGGTCACCGCGCCCGCCTACCGCCTCCACGCGCTCGACACCGTGCCGCCCAAGCCGGGGCTCGTCGCGACGGAGTCGGGCGGCGCGTCCATCACCGGGGAGCTGTGGGCGATCCCGTCGGGCCGCGTGGGCGACTTCGTCGCGCAGCTCGCCCGCCCCATGGTGGTCGGCAAGGTGGCGCTCGCGGACGGGTCGGAGGTGCTCGGCTTCCTCTGCGAGCCCCCGGCGCTCGCGGGCGCCGAGGACATCACCGCTCGCGGCTCCTGGCGGGCGCACCTCGGCGCCGGCGGCTGACCCGGGCGGGACCACGTGGGTCCCCGGCGGGCATGTGGAACTTTCTGAGAACGGTTCTCGATAAGCGGCTATCCTGCGTCTCGATCCGCGCCGTCGCGCGGATCCCCACGCAGCCGCACGGAGGATCCCATGACCACGCTCCCCAGGAGGCACCCCGCGATCGTCGCGGCGCTGCTCGCCCTCACGATCACGGCGGGAGCATCCGGATGCGCGCCGTCCTCCGGCGCTCCCGCGGAGGCCGCCGCGTCCGGCGGCACGCTCCGGGCGGCCTTCCCCGGCGGCGGCGCCTCCGAGACGCTCGACTACCTGGTCGGCCCGACCGCGCTCGACTACGTCCGCGCGCGGCTGGTGCACGCGCCGTTCTGCGAGCTCGACGCGTCGGCTCCGGACGGCGTCGCCTACGGCGCCCTCTCCTCCATCGACGTGAGCCCCGACCTCTCCTCCTACACGCTGCACGTGCGACCCGACGTGCCGTTCACCGACGGATCCACGCTCACCGCCGCGGACGTCATCTACTCGCTCCGCGCTCCCGGGCTGCTGCACGGCCTGCCCTTCACGCAGATCGTCGCGCGCGACCTCGACGTGGACGCCGCCACGGCCGTCGACGACCTCACCGTCACGCTGCCGACGCGCCACCCGGTCGCCGACGGGCGCCAGCTCATCTGCCAGAGCATGCTCGCCATCAAGGACGGCACCACGGAGTTCACCGAGACCACGCCGTCCTCGGGGCCGTTCACCGTCAGCGGGTTCGAACCCGGGCAGAGCACGGTCCTCACCCGGAACCCGACGTTCTACGGCACCGCCCTCGGCACCGGACCGACGCTCGACTCCATCGAGCTGCTGTCCATCTCCGACCAGACCGCCCGCGAGGATGCCCTGCGCCAGGGTCAGGTCGACTACGCGAGCGGGCTCGCCCCGGCGCAGGCGCAGGAGCTCACGGGAGCGTCCGGGATCACCGTCTCCACCAGCGAGCTGCCGTACGCCTCCTCGCTGCAGTTCCTGATGAACCCGGCCTTCGCGCCCTTCGCCGACGAGCGCGTGCGAGAGGCGTTCAAGCTCGCGATCGACCGCCAGCAGATCGTCGACACCGTCTACTTCGGCCACGCGTTCGCGGGAGACGACGTGCCCGGGCTCGGCTTCCCGAGCTACGACACGAGCCTGCCCGCGCGCGAGCACGACCCGGATCGGGCGAAGGCGCTGCTCGCGGAGGCCGGCCAGAGCGGCATGAAGGTGACGCTCACGGCGGGCCCGGAGCTGCCCGGCATGGTCGAGACCGCCACGCTCGTCGTGCAGGACCTCCGCGCGATCGGCGTGGACGCGACCCTCTCCGAGCTGCCGGCCGGCCAGCTCTACGCCGACTACGCCGCGTACCAGCAGCTGCCGTTCGCGGCCGGGTACACGCCGCCGGCGCTCTTCGAGCCGAACCACGTGCCCGGAGCGCTGCCCGAGGCGGACGCCCTCGTCGCCGAGGCGCGCAGCGCCGCCACACCGGAGGCCCGGCTCGCCGCGTCGCACCAGGCGCAGCAGATCCTCTGGGCGAAGGGCTACACGCTCGCGCCGGTGTTCGTGCCGTCGATCAGCGCGCAGTCCGACGGCGTCGCCGGCGTGCGCGAGCTGCAGTTCCCCGACCTGTCGCGGGCGACGGTCGCGGCGCGGTGAGCTCCGCGGCGCCGCTCGGCCGGTGGATCGCCGGACGGTGCGGCGCCGCGCTCGTGACCCTCGTGGCGCTCTCGGTCGTCGTGTTCGCGAGCGCGGACGCGCTCCCGGGGGACGCCTCGGGCGCGCTCGCGGGCACCGGCGCGACCGCGGCGGAGCGCGCCGCCCTGCGGACGGACCTGGGTCTCGACCGCCCGGTGGCGGAGAGGTACCTGACCTGGGCCGCCGGGGCCCTGCACGGCGACCTCGGCCGCTCGCTCGTCTCCGGCCGCGAGATCGCGCCGGTCATCGTCGGGCGCCTCGCCGACACGCTCACCATCACGGCCCTCGCGGTCGCGGTGATCGCCGTGGCCGCGACCGGCCTCGGCCTCGCGTCGGGCATGCGGGAGGACAGCGCGGCCGACCGGCTGCTCACCTCCCTGACGGTCGTCATGATGGCGACGCCGGAGTTCCTCGTCGCCACCGCGCTCCTCGTGCTCCTCACCTCCCTCGTGCCGGTGTTCCCGGCGGTCGCGCTCGTGCCGCTGGGCGACGGCGCGTGGCAGCACCCGGAGGTGCTCGTGCTGCCGATCGCGACGCTCGCCCTCGCCGGTGCGGGCCCGGCCGCGCGCATGCTGCGCGCGGCCGTCGTCGACGTGATGCGCGCGCCGTTCGTCGAGCACGCGCGGCTCAACGGGATCCGCGGCCTCCGCCTCGCGCTCGTGCACGTGCTGCCGAACGCGGCGGCACCGGCGCTGCAGTCGCTCGCGCTGGTGTCCGCGGGGCTGCTCGGCGGCGGGATCGTGGTCGAGACGCTCTTCGGCGTCCCGGGGATCGGCCTGGAGCTGGCGCGCGCGGTGTCCGCGCGGGACGTGCCGATGGTGCAGGCGGTGGCGCTCGTGCTCGGCGGCACGGCCCTCGCGATCCTGCTGGTCGGCGACGTCGGCGCGGCCCTCCTCCGACGCCGCCGGGGCGCCGAGCAGGTCCGCGGATGAGCGACGCGCCCGCCGGATCCCGCGCCCGCGACCGCTTCCGGACGCTCGCCCTGGTCCTCGCCGCGAGCATCGTCGCGGCCGCCCTGCTCGGGCCCCTGCTGCCGCTCGGCTCGCCGGACGAGGTCGTCGGCCGGCCGTTCGCGGGTCCCGACGCCGCGCATCCGCTCGGCACCGAGCTGCTCGGGCGCGACCTGCTCGCGCGCGTCGCGGCGGGCGGGCGGGGACTCGTGCTCGAGGCCCTCGCCGCGACCCTGGCCGTGAGCGTCGCGGGACTCGCGCTCGGGATCTGGTCGGGGCTCCGTCCGTCCCGGGTGACCGACGCGGCCGTGCGCGTCGTCGATGCCGTCGCCGCCCTGCCCGCGCTGCTGGTCCTGCTGGTCCTCGCCGCGGGCGCCCCGGGTCAACCCGCGGCGATCGTCGCCGCCATCGCCCTCGTGAGCGCGCCGTCCTCCGTGCGCGCCATCCGGCAGCAGACGCGCATCGTCGCGGCGGCCGACCACGTCGTCATCGCCCGGGCGCGCGGCGACGGGATCCGCAGCAGGCTCCGGCACGACATCATCCCCGGGATCCGGTCCGTGGTCCTGGCGGATGCGGGCCTCCGCTTCATCGCGGCGATCCAGCTCGCCGCGGCGGCCGGGTTCCTCGGGGTCGGCGCCAGCGCGCCCGCGGCGGACTGGGGGCGGATGGTCCGGGAGGACGTGGTCGGCATCCGCGCGAACCCGCTCGCGACCCTGGTCCCGGCGGGGCTCCTGGTCGCGGTCTCGCTCGGCGTCACGCTCGCGGTGGACGCGTCCGGCCGGCGGCGCGGGGCGGCCCGATGATCCCCGCCGTCGAGGTCAGCGGCCTCACCATCGAGGGCGGGACCGGCGCGACCGGCGCGACCGACGCGAGCGGCACAGGAGCGGCGCTCCTCCGCGGGATCGACCTCCGCGTCCTGCCCGGCGAGGTCGTCGGGCTCTCCGGGCCGTCCGGCAGCGGGAAGTCGACCCTCCTGCACGCGCTCCTCGGCCACCTCTCCCCCGGGACCCGGGTCACGGCGGGCACCGTCCGCGTCCACGGCGTGGATCCGCTCACCCCGGCCGGCCGCCGCCTCCTCCGCGGACGCGTCGTGGGTCACGTGCCGCAGGACCCGGCGAGCGCCCTCGATCCCGCGCGCACCGCGCTCCACCACATCCGATCGGCGGCGCGACGGTCCGCCGGCCGCACCGGGCGCGCGGACCTCGGCCGGCTCGCGCTCGAGGCCGCGCACGACGCGCACCTCGACCCCGCGCTGCTGCGCCGCCGCGGATCCGAGCTCTCGGGCGGCCAGGCGCAGCGCGTGATCCTCGCCGCGCTCCTCGCCGGCCGGCCCGCGGTGGTCCTCCTCGACGAGCCCACGAGCGCCCTGGACGCCGAGACGGCCGACCTCGTCGCGCGTCACGTCACCCGTCTCCCGTGGCTCCCGACCGTCGTCATCGCCAGCCACGATCCCGACGTGCTCGCGCGCACCGGCGGACGCGTCGTCACCCTGCGCGACGGCGCACGGGGACCCGGCCCCGCGCCCGGATCCGCGCCGCTCCCGCCCGCGCGCGGACCGGCGACCGCCGAGGCGCGGGCGGCTTCCCCCATCCCGACCACCGCATCCGCTCCCGCCGTCGACGTGACCGGCCTCCGCATCCGCTTCGGCGCGCACCGGGTGGTCGAGGAGGCCTCCCTCCGCATTCCGCCCGGCGGGATCCTCGCGCTCCGCGGCCGATCCGGCTCCGGGAAGACGAGCGTCGGCCGGGCGATCGCCGGCCTCCTCGTGCCGGAGGCGGGCACGCTCGACGTCGCGGGCACGCGCCTCCCGTGGGCGGGCGACGCTCGGGCCCGGTCCCAGAAGCCGCTCGTGGGGCTGGTGCTCCAGGACTCCCGCGCCGCCCTGCACCCGGGCGAGACGGTGCGCACCGCGCTCACCCGCGCGGGCCGCGCCGCCGTCCGCCAGGGCTCCACGCCCGCCGATCCCGCCGAGCTGCTCGCGCGCCTCGGGCTGGATCCGCGCCACCTCGACCGCCGTCCGCACGAGCTGAGCGGCGGTCAGCGCCAGCGCGTCGCGATCGCCCGGGCGATGGTCGCGGCCCCGACCCTGCTGGTGTGCGACGAGATCACCGCGTCCCTCGACGCCACGGCCGAGCAGATGGTGCTCGACGCCCTCGACGAGGCGCGCACGCGCACGGGCGTCGGGATCCTGCTCATCACGCACAGCGCGACGGCGGCCGACCGCGCCCACCGGGTGCTCACGCTCGACGCCGGCCGCCTCACCTGACGGGGCCCTCAGTCGCCGTCCGGCTCCGCACCCGTCGCCACGGGCTGCTCGGGCCGGTTCGACCACGCCGACCACGAGCCCGGGTACAGCGCTGCGTCGATGCCCGCGATGGCGAGCGCCGCGATCTCGTGCGCGGCCGTGACGCCCGAGCCGCAGTAGACGCCCACCGGCTCGCCCGGCCGGATCCCGAGGGCCGCGAACCGCGCGCGCAGCGCGCCCGCGGGCAGGAACGCCCCGTCCGCGGCGAGGTTCCCGGCCGTCGGCGCGCTCACGGCGCCCGGGATGTGGCCGGCGCGCGGATCCACGGGCTCCACCTCGCCGCGGTACCGCTCGCCCGCGCGCGCGTCGAGGAGCGTCCCGGTGCGCGCGATCTCCGCCGCCACGTCCTCGTCGAGGGTGGGCAGCACGCCGCGCGAGAGCGTCACGTCCCCGGGGTCGGTCACGGTGGATCCCGTCGCCAGAGGCAGGCCCGCCGCGACCCACGCGGGCAGCGCGCCGTCGAGGATCCGCACATCGTGGAGCCCCGCATCGCGCAGCAGCCACCACGCGCGCGCGGCCGCGGTGTTGCCGCCGCCGTCGTGCACGACGACGGTGTCGCCCTCCCGGATCCCCCAGCCGCGCGCCGCCCGCTCGAGGTCGGCGGTCGCGGGCAGCGGGTGGCGCCCCTCCTCGGGCGCGCCGTGGCCGGCCAGCTCCGTGTCGAGGTCGGCGTACACGGCGCCGGGGATGTGCCCGGCCTCGTGCAGCGGCCGGCCGGGAGGGCCGCCGAGCGACCAGCGCACGTCGATCACGCGCACGTCGTCGCGGGTCCGGAGGGCGCGGGCGAGCTCGGCGGGCGTGATGAGGATGTCCATCCGCCCATGCTCGCAGCGTCGGAGGCGCTCAGCCCAGCGGCTTCTCGAAGCAGACCGAGTTCGTGACCGGGATGTACGGCGGGTACACGTCGATGGGCAGCCACCCCGCGGTCGCGTAGAGCTGGATGGCGTCCGGCTGCCGGTCCCCCGTCTGCAGGATCAGCCGGCGCGCGCCGCGCTCCCGCGCCACGCGCTCCAGCTCCGCCATGAGCACGCGGGAGAGGCCCGTCCCGCGGTGCGCGGGATCCACGACGACCTTCTTCAGCTCGAGCTCGTCGCGGAGGTGCCGGATGACGCCGTGCGCGGCCGCGTCCCGGTCGTCGCCGTCGAGGACGAGCAGCACGATGGCCTCCACGTCGGCCGGGTCGAACGCGAACGCGACCGCCGCCTTCGCGGGCCAGTCGGGGTCGTCGTCGTGCCGGCCCTCGTACCGCACGTCCATCTCGGCCTCCATGGCCTGGCGGATCCGCGCCCCGCGCGGGTCGTCCCAGCCGACCACCTCGGTGCGGTAGACCCGTCCGTCGCGCGCGACGTGCCGCGCCTCGGCCTGCTGCTCGGTCATGCTCCCTCTCCCTGTCCGTCCCGGCCGGTGGGGGCGGGGCATGACGACGCCCGCACCGGCATCCGGGTGGATGCGCGGCGCGGGCGGCGTCGATCGTGCGGTGCCGCGGTCTCCCGCGGCGGGTGGTGCGGTCCTACTTGGCGCCGACGGTGGCCGACGCGTTCGACTCGTACGACGTGTTGGTCGACTCGAAGAAGTTGACGAGCTGCAGCGTGTCGTTCGCCGTCGCCATCCACTTCGCCGGGTTCGAGACCTTGTACTCGGCCTCGAAGCCGAGCTCCTCGAGGCGGCGGTCGGCCAGGTACTTCACGTACTGGTTGATGTAGTTCGCGTTGAGCCCGAGGATGCCGTTGGGCAGGAGGTCGCGGTTGTACTGCTCCTCCATCTCGACGGCGTCGAGGATCATCTGCTTGATCTCGGCGGCGAACTCCTCGGTCTGCAGGTCGGGGTTCTCCTCGAGCACCGTGAGGATGAGGTTGATCCCGAACTTCAGGTGCAGCGACTCGTCGCGCACGATCCAGTCCATGAGCGAGCCGAAGTTGCGCAGCAGGTTCCGCTGGCGGAACGACAGCGACACCATGAAGCCCGAGTAGAACCAGATGCCCTCGAGGATCACGTTGTACGCGACGAGGTTCCGGACGAAGTCCTTCTTGCCCTCGGTGGTGGTGATGTCGAGGGTCTGCTCGGTCATGCGCTTGATGAACTTGACCTCGAACTCCTCCTTGCGCGCCATCGACGGGATGTCGACGTGGGAGTTGTACGCGGCCTCGCGGTCGATCGGGAACGTCTCCAGGACGTACTCGAACGACATGCAGTGGTTCGCCTCCTCCCACATCTGCTTCGCCAGGTAGAGGTGGCACTCCGGCGCGTTGATGTAGGGGTAGACGCCGAACGCGAGCGCCTTGTTCACCAGGAGCTCGTTCGGGTTGAAGTAGCTCATGAGGAACGTGATCGCGTGGCGCTCCTCGTCCGTCATCTTCTTGAAGTCCGCGATGTCCTCGCCGAGCTGGATCTCGTTGGGGAACCACGTGTTGGCGACGGCCTGGTCGTACAGGTCCATGGCCCACTGGTAGTTGACGGGCTTGAGGAGGAGGCCCTCCTGGATTCCCGTGCCGAGGATCTTCGACATTGGTGTCTCTACTTTCGCGCTGCGTTACGGGTCGTGCGGTGGGGCGGCCGGTCGGGCCGGGAGGAGCTAGGAGCGGCGCCTGCCTACTGGCAGGAGTCGCACTGGAGCTCGTCCATGGGGTCCATGGGGACGACGTAGTCGCCGAACGTGTCGTCGTTCATCAG
This window encodes:
- the atzF gene encoding allophanate hydrolase, which produces MTSSPTTAPLTPPASREGMPDPVARVRAAYRHISEVDRPEAWIALRPEEEAVAVAAGVARALAEEGADALPLAGLVVAVKDNIDAAGFPTTAALPVSAYTPAESATVVARLEAAGAVVIGKTNLDQLATGLVGTRSPYGEVRGAADPELVSGGSSSGSAVAVALGIVDAALGTDTAGSGRVPAAYNRLVGIKPTLGLLPARGVVPAAPSYDTVTVFARTLGLAERVAGVMAGVDDADPASRPWPADAPLSAAPALRLAVPGDADLTPMSPAWRGAFERTVAMLADAGVEIVEVDISPLLAAAALLYDGALVAERTQAVGHLLAGSPEGADPSVARIIGSGAAKTAVELVGDQQALRRHRLDARRILDGVDALLLPTAPGHPSRAEVAADPIGVNSWVGTYTNFVNLLDLAAIAVPGPDADGRPFGVTLVGPAFSDAALVDAADRLQRAIGTASGETRTPAASWGPAATPIAVFGAHMAGQPLNGQLTGLGARLLGDAVTAPAYRLHALDTVPPKPGLVATESGGASITGELWAIPSGRVGDFVAQLARPMVVGKVALADGSEVLGFLCEPPALAGAEDITARGSWRAHLGAGG
- a CDS encoding ABC transporter substrate-binding protein, with amino-acid sequence MTTLPRRHPAIVAALLALTITAGASGCAPSSGAPAEAAASGGTLRAAFPGGGASETLDYLVGPTALDYVRARLVHAPFCELDASAPDGVAYGALSSIDVSPDLSSYTLHVRPDVPFTDGSTLTAADVIYSLRAPGLLHGLPFTQIVARDLDVDAATAVDDLTVTLPTRHPVADGRQLICQSMLAIKDGTTEFTETTPSSGPFTVSGFEPGQSTVLTRNPTFYGTALGTGPTLDSIELLSISDQTAREDALRQGQVDYASGLAPAQAQELTGASGITVSTSELPYASSLQFLMNPAFAPFADERVREAFKLAIDRQQIVDTVYFGHAFAGDDVPGLGFPSYDTSLPAREHDPDRAKALLAEAGQSGMKVTLTAGPELPGMVETATLVVQDLRAIGVDATLSELPAGQLYADYAAYQQLPFAAGYTPPALFEPNHVPGALPEADALVAEARSAATPEARLAASHQAQQILWAKGYTLAPVFVPSISAQSDGVAGVRELQFPDLSRATVAAR
- a CDS encoding ABC transporter permease, translated to MSSAAPLGRWIAGRCGAALVTLVALSVVVFASADALPGDASGALAGTGATAAERAALRTDLGLDRPVAERYLTWAAGALHGDLGRSLVSGREIAPVIVGRLADTLTITALAVAVIAVAATGLGLASGMREDSAADRLLTSLTVVMMATPEFLVATALLVLLTSLVPVFPAVALVPLGDGAWQHPEVLVLPIATLALAGAGPAARMLRAAVVDVMRAPFVEHARLNGIRGLRLALVHVLPNAAAPALQSLALVSAGLLGGGIVVETLFGVPGIGLELARAVSARDVPMVQAVALVLGGTALAILLVGDVGAALLRRRRGAEQVRG
- a CDS encoding ABC transporter permease subunit — encoded protein: MSDAPAGSRARDRFRTLALVLAASIVAAALLGPLLPLGSPDEVVGRPFAGPDAAHPLGTELLGRDLLARVAAGGRGLVLEALAATLAVSVAGLALGIWSGLRPSRVTDAAVRVVDAVAALPALLVLLVLAAGAPGQPAAIVAAIALVSAPSSVRAIRQQTRIVAAADHVVIARARGDGIRSRLRHDIIPGIRSVVLADAGLRFIAAIQLAAAAGFLGVGASAPAADWGRMVREDVVGIRANPLATLVPAGLLVAVSLGVTLAVDASGRRRGAAR
- a CDS encoding ABC transporter ATP-binding protein, with amino-acid sequence MIPAVEVSGLTIEGGTGATGATDASGTGAALLRGIDLRVLPGEVVGLSGPSGSGKSTLLHALLGHLSPGTRVTAGTVRVHGVDPLTPAGRRLLRGRVVGHVPQDPASALDPARTALHHIRSAARRSAGRTGRADLGRLALEAAHDAHLDPALLRRRGSELSGGQAQRVILAALLAGRPAVVLLDEPTSALDAETADLVARHVTRLPWLPTVVIASHDPDVLARTGGRVVTLRDGARGPGPAPGSAPLPPARGPATAEARAASPIPTTASAPAVDVTGLRIRFGAHRVVEEASLRIPPGGILALRGRSGSGKTSVGRAIAGLLVPEAGTLDVAGTRLPWAGDARARSQKPLVGLVLQDSRAALHPGETVRTALTRAGRAAVRQGSTPADPAELLARLGLDPRHLDRRPHELSGGQRQRVAIARAMVAAPTLLVCDEITASLDATAEQMVLDALDEARTRTGVGILLITHSATAADRAHRVLTLDAGRLT
- a CDS encoding sulfurtransferase; this encodes MDILITPAELARALRTRDDVRVIDVRWSLGGPPGRPLHEAGHIPGAVYADLDTELAGHGAPEEGRHPLPATADLERAARGWGIREGDTVVVHDGGGNTAAARAWWLLRDAGLHDVRILDGALPAWVAAGLPLATGSTVTDPGDVTLSRGVLPTLDEDVAAEIARTGTLLDARAGERYRGEVEPVDPRAGHIPGAVSAPTAGNLAADGAFLPAGALRARFAALGIRPGEPVGVYCGSGVTAAHEIAALAIAGIDAALYPGSWSAWSNRPEQPVATGAEPDGD
- a CDS encoding GNAT family N-acetyltransferase, which translates into the protein MTEQQAEARHVARDGRVYRTEVVGWDDPRGARIRQAMEAEMDVRYEGRHDDDPDWPAKAAVAFAFDPADVEAIVLLVLDGDDRDAAAHGVIRHLRDELELKKVVVDPAHRGTGLSRVLMAELERVARERGARRLILQTGDRQPDAIQLYATAGWLPIDVYPPYIPVTNSVCFEKPLG
- a CDS encoding ribonucleotide-diphosphate reductase subunit beta — translated: MSKILGTGIQEGLLLKPVNYQWAMDLYDQAVANTWFPNEIQLGEDIADFKKMTDEERHAITFLMSYFNPNELLVNKALAFGVYPYINAPECHLYLAKQMWEEANHCMSFEYVLETFPIDREAAYNSHVDIPSMARKEEFEVKFIKRMTEQTLDITTTEGKKDFVRNLVAYNVILEGIWFYSGFMVSLSFRQRNLLRNFGSLMDWIVRDESLHLKFGINLILTVLEENPDLQTEEFAAEIKQMILDAVEMEEQYNRDLLPNGILGLNANYINQYVKYLADRRLEELGFEAEYKVSNPAKWMATANDTLQLVNFFESTNTSYESNASATVGAK